One window from the genome of Streptococcus halotolerans encodes:
- a CDS encoding type II toxin-antitoxin system HicB family antitoxin: MLVTYPALFYYDDIGGTNVPYFVTFPDFEHSATQGEDMADALRMASEWLGMMLADYIENGRDIPEPSDINNLSLADNNPFRDDKDIELSYDPSKSFISMVMVDVAEYLGSQEPVKKTLTIPRWADTLGRDLGLNFSQTLTDAIADKKLQA, encoded by the coding sequence ATGCTTGTCACTTATCCAGCTTTATTTTATTATGACGATATAGGCGGTACAAACGTGCCTTACTTCGTGACTTTTCCAGATTTTGAGCATTCAGCAACTCAAGGCGAAGATATGGCTGACGCTTTAAGGATGGCTAGCGAATGGCTAGGGATGATGCTTGCTGATTATATCGAGAATGGGCGTGATATTCCTGAACCATCAGATATTAACAATCTATCTTTGGCAGACAACAACCCTTTCCGTGATGACAAGGATATAGAGCTAAGCTATGATCCTAGCAAGTCTTTTATCTCTATGGTTATGGTTGATGTTGCCGAGTATCTAGGTAGCCAAGAGCCTGTAAAGAAAACTCTAACTATTCCACGTTGGGCGGATACTCTAGGGCGTGACCTAGGATTGAACTTCTCGCAAACACTCACGGACGCTATTGCCGATAAGAAATTACAAGCCTAG
- a CDS encoding DUF1492 domain-containing protein, with product MNAKQLINQLKSIPKLIQMLEEDREATLSVVYGSQSYSDTRVQTSKTNAQEARTVAYLDQSDYMLKQIEQLHEERKSLLEYIHKVDDLNLVVVLFAIINNGTLTEAQDHLDVSRSTFFRLKREAMAKLDEVLNANE from the coding sequence ATGAACGCTAAACAATTAATCAACCAATTAAAGTCTATTCCTAAGTTAATCCAAATGTTAGAAGAAGACAGAGAAGCGACTTTAAGCGTTGTCTACGGCTCTCAAAGTTATTCTGATACAAGAGTGCAGACCAGCAAAACAAACGCACAGGAAGCTAGAACAGTAGCTTATTTAGACCAGTCTGACTACATGCTGAAACAGATTGAGCAGTTGCATGAAGAGCGCAAAAGTTTGCTGGAGTATATTCATAAGGTTGATGACTTGAATCTTGTTGTAGTACTGTTTGCCATTATCAATAACGGGACGCTGACTGAAGCACAAGATCATCTTGATGTAAGTAGATCAACATTCTTTAGATTGAAGCGTGAAGCGATGGCAAAGTTAGATGAAGTGTTGAATGCAAATGAATGA
- a CDS encoding transcriptional regulator yields the protein MEDKIDELMTAIQLQGIEKLIPVLETIVNQQYIKPSKTGLINQTELREDLHISQPTIDRWKKHGLRPYVPPVKGSKTIFYKISDVLLFMGVG from the coding sequence ATGGAAGATAAAATAGATGAACTAATGACAGCAATCCAGCTTCAGGGGATTGAGAAGTTGATTCCTGTTTTAGAGACGATAGTAAACCAGCAATATATCAAACCAAGTAAAACGGGATTGATCAATCAAACGGAGTTAAGAGAAGATTTGCATATCTCACAACCGACCATAGATAGGTGGAAAAAACACGGCTTAAGGCCTTATGTTCCACCAGTTAAGGGCAGTAAGACGATTTTTTATAAGATTAGTGATGTCTTGCTTTTTATGGGGGTGGGCTAA
- a CDS encoding HTH domain-containing protein — MTDLEKRLLRLLKVGKENATPTAELAGLLNIDIRTIRNLVRSLRLKHGVAIIGERGTSAKGLYIPANDTERLEGVRALDNQVNEERKTITALLNADLREFRRVLDGR, encoded by the coding sequence TTGACAGACCTTGAAAAACGATTGTTAAGGCTTTTGAAAGTCGGTAAAGAAAACGCAACTCCGACAGCGGAATTAGCTGGCTTGTTGAATATTGATATCAGAACAATTAGAAACCTTGTTAGAAGCCTTAGGTTAAAGCATGGCGTTGCTATTATCGGTGAGCGAGGGACAAGCGCTAAGGGGCTTTATATCCCAGCTAATGACACAGAACGCCTAGAAGGTGTCAGAGCCTTAGACAACCAAGTTAATGAGGAACGCAAAACTATTACAGCTTTATTGAATGCTGATTTACGAGAGTTTAGGAGGGTGTTAGATGGAAGATAA
- a CDS encoding DUF6290 family protein, producing MADNQRKIGRPTNDPKNLRVTIRFNDEQSQKIKDYSQKNNLTTSEVIRKAVDNL from the coding sequence ATGGCTGACAATCAACGAAAAATAGGTAGACCAACAAATGATCCTAAAAATCTTCGTGTGACGATAAGGTTCAATGATGAACAAAGTCAAAAAATAAAAGACTATTCTCAGAAAAATAATCTTACGACCTCAGAGGTTATTAGAAAAGCTGTTGATAACCTATAA